AAAAAATGTGCAATCGTATCATAATAAGGAATGATCGATAATTCGGCCGGTAAACCGTTTCGATATGCGTTTGCACCAATCACCACACAAAAAATCAGATACAATATGAAATACCAACTCCAGCGCCGATTAAATGAGATGCCCATTTTCATAAACTGCCTATAGCTTAACACAAAGTTATTCTTCTAAGATTTGTTTTAATAAATCGAAATATTTAGCTAAAGCTTCACGACCTTTCTTCGTAATTTTTAAAGTTGTCAGCGGTCTTTTTCCAACGAAGGATTTGTTGACAGTCAGGTATTTATTTTTTTCAAGCATGGCAATATGCGAACTCAAATTTCCGTCGGTGACCTGCAACTGTTCTTTCAGTTCGACAAATTCGGATGAATCATGGGCGGCAAGAAGCGACATAATTCCCAGCCGGACTTTTTGATGAATAACTTCATCGATTTGATGGAAAGCGTTAATCATGGTTGTTAAGATGTTGTACGCGCGTATAACGAAAATAAACTATGAAGCCAAATAGCAAATGTCCGAGCCCAAAGCTAATCATGAGCATCAGAAAATTCAGAAAAGGATTGAATGCGGCAATAGTTCCGGTCAGTAGGAATACCATTGCAAGGTATTTAAGTTCGTTAAGCGAATATAAACTACCGACGTAGATTCCGGCGCCATAGCAAAGCATCCACCCCGACGGTATAAAAAAGAAAAAAGAATATTGCACACAGGCCAATGTCCAGACAGCGCCCAGAAAAAAGAGGATCATAAAATTTTTTAATCCATGTTTCACGGGTGTGGACCACAATTTTTCATTGAAGACTCTTGCCCGGCGCATGGCGAACCCTACAGCTAATACGATCGATGCTACAAAACTCAGCGACCAAATTATGGTTAATTCGCTAATGTAATGCTGATAGGCCATAGAATTATCCAGGATCCATTGAGAATAGGCAGCCGCAGTCGTGCCGCAAATACCGGGGCCGATAGCCGACCAAGGTGAAATATTGGTATATTGAGTGGATCGCTCTAAAAGTTGCTGAATATATGCAAGCTGAGCGCGCGCATCTTGAGGATTCATAAACAGTCTCCTTATTACAAATAACTTTGTAAAACAAAGTTATTTGTAATATATAAGCAATAAACGTTGTTGTCAAGTGGAAAATGGGAAAAGGGATGGGTCAGTCTCCGAAGGCAATACCCAGATCGCGTGCCGTCAAAATTGTATCGCAATCCAAAGGAACGGATTTCATGCGTTTAGTTGCTTCTTCAAGCGGAACGTAACGAACATTCGGAGGATCGAGCGCAACCATGACATTGCTTCGGCCATCTTCGAGTGCACGAACGGCCGCCGCACCGAAACGCAAAGCCAGTAGCCTGTCGGAAGTTGTTGGTGTACCGCCGCGCAATAAATGTCCCAATACGACGACGCGAGTCTCTTTACCGGTTGCGTCTTCCAAATCCTTGGCTACGCGATCGCCGGCGCCACCCAGGCGTTCAAGACGGCCTGTCGGATGATCGATTACTGAAATAGAACCGCCGGCAGGTTTGGCACCTTCGGCCACGATAACGATAAAATATTTTTTTCCATACCGTTGTTTGGCTTTGATCATGGAAGCAATTTTTTCGATATCGTAAGGAATTTCAGGGATCAAGATCACATCGGCGCTTCCGGAGACGCCTGCGTTGAGAGCAATCCAACCGGCGTAACGTCCCATGACTTCCACGACCATAATCCGGCGGTGCGATTGAGCGGTCGAATGAAGGCGATCGATACACTCGGTTGCAAACGATACGGCGGAATCAAAACCAAATGTGACAACCGTTTTTTCAAGATCGTTATCAATCGTTTTTGGTACACCGACGACCCGCAAGCCTTTGTGGGCCAATATATTGGCGATTTCCAAAGAGCCGTCGCCGCCAATCGCAATCAGTGCGTCTAAATTATTTTCGTGAAATCCTGAAACAATCTCATCCGTTCGATCGATTTCATGAACCTTTCCGTCTTTTTCAGTGACCGGATAACGCAAGGGGTTACCACGGTTGGTCGTTCCCAAAATTGTTCCGCCTAAATGCGTAATACTTTTCACCGACTCGCGCGTCAGATGCACCAAACCACCTTCAGGATATTGTTCAGGTAAAAACAGGCCGTTGTATCCATCTCGGATTCCGTAACATTCCCAACCCC
This genomic window from bacterium contains:
- a CDS encoding transcriptional regulator; translation: MINAFHQIDEVIHQKVRLGIMSLLAAHDSSEFVELKEQLQVTDGNLSSHIAMLEKNKYLTVNKSFVGKRPLTTLKITKKGREALAKYFDLLKQILEE
- a CDS encoding ATP-dependent 6-phosphofructokinase; the protein is MSKKDVIRRIAINTGGGDAPGLNAVIRAAVYAALNRGWECYGIRDGYNGLFLPEQYPEGGLVHLTRESVKSITHLGGTILGTTNRGNPLRYPVTEKDGKVHEIDRTDEIVSGFHENNLDALIAIGGDGSLEIANILAHKGLRVVGVPKTIDNDLEKTVVTFGFDSAVSFATECIDRLHSTAQSHRRIMVVEVMGRYAGWIALNAGVSGSADVILIPEIPYDIEKIASMIKAKQRYGKKYFIVIVAEGAKPAGGSISVIDHPTGRLERLGGAGDRVAKDLEDATGKETRVVVLGHLLRGGTPTTSDRLLALRFGAAAVRALEDGRSNVMVALDPPNVRYVPLEEATKRMKSVPLDCDTILTARDLGIAFGD